In Vespula vulgaris chromosome 7, iyVesVulg1.1, whole genome shotgun sequence, a single window of DNA contains:
- the LOC127065391 gene encoding apoptosis regulatory protein Siva-like, with protein MTKRACPYEENLLPQLKVHVGQREIDNGIAEKERMKQVYDKTLNLLKEGVKEYSQNSNTSQMELTELPLTKITSREMKPERSKQMILNSKLQLESSDKIISDAQVDLCGCCRVIDSNSTNKCFYCDQVLCTFCLCQCIKCCELFCQNCSLPIYDTERNHVCLNCYY; from the exons atgacaAAGCGAGCTTGTCCTTACGAGGAAAATTTACTTCCTCAATTAAAAGTACACGTGGGGCAAAGAGAAATTGATAATGGAATTGccgaaaaagaacgaatgaagCAAGTTTATG ATAAAAccttgaatttattaaaagaaggTGTTAAAGAATATTCACAGAATTCGAATACAAGTCAAATGGAGTTAACTGAGTTAccattaacaaaaataacttCTCGTGAAATGAAGCCTGAACGTTCAAaacaaatgattttaaatagTAAATTGCAATTAGAAAGCAGTGATAAAATCATATCA GATGCACAAGTCGACCTTTGTGGATGTTGCAGAGTAATAGATTCAAATTCAACAAACAAATGTTTTTACTGTGATCAAGTATTATGTACCTTTTGTTTATGTCAATGTATCAAATGTTGTGAGCTATTCTGTCAAAATTGTTCTTTACCCat ATATGATACTGAACGAAATCATGTGTGTCtcaattgttattattga